Genomic DNA from Desulfuromonas versatilis:
TCCAGGCCACCCCTGAGGGGGTAAACCTGTCGGTAGCCTGCTTTGATCATCGCGCGCGCCAAACTGGCGCTCGAGGCTTCATTGGGTCAGGTGCAGTAGGGGACGATGAAACTGTCCCGGGGCAGCTCCCGGACCAGGGCGAGCAGCTGCTCGTTGCTGCCGATGCGGATTGCCCCAGGAATCATGTTGTCCGCAGAACCCCAGGCATCCGGGTTGCGGGTATCGATGAAGATGATCTCCTCGCCCCGTTCCAGGCGCTGCCGAACCTGGTCGATGGTGATGGTCGGCGTTTGCTCGCTCGCCGAAACCAGGTGGTCGTGGTCATGCTCGGCGTGGCCGGGAGCGGGGCCCGCGGCCGGGGCACAGCCGCCGATCCAGAGGGTGAATGTGGCGAAGATCGCCAGCCAAGTCAGGATTTTCATTATGTGCTCCTTCCACTGCGCGGAATTGGTCCCGCGGTTCAATCAGTATACCTGCATTCCATATGCCCGCCATGTTCAAGCCTTGCAGGGGCAGGCCGCTTGGCGGGGCGGCCCATCCCTTTTACTCCTGTCGTGAGTGGTAACCTGAGTCGATGGAACCGGAATCAATACGGCCCACGGAACTCTTGCCGTTTATTCTTCAAGGCTAAGTTATTCCACTCTGGATGAGTAGGCCGATTTTTCGGGAATGATTGTTCCCTGCTTGGAACGAAAAGCCAGAAATCGAGGGGTTTTGCAGGAGGGGCGATCGGGAGTGGAAGCGAGGTAGAAATGCGGGCGTTGCCGGAGGGGGGGGGGACCGTAATCGGTTTGATCTGAATCGACGTTCAAAGAGGCAGGCAAAAGCTCACGCGGGTTCCGCAACCCGGCTCACTGGCAATCCAGATTTTGCCCTCATGTGCTTCGATGATTTTCTGAACGATGTTCAGACCTAGTCCCAGACCGGAAGTTTTTGAATTGTCCGCCCTGAAAAATCGTTCAAAAGCGCGTGCGATTTGTTGCGGGGTCATCCCTATTCCCTGGTCCTGTACCCAAACTTCGAGGTTGTCGCCATGACCCTGTACCCCCACCTGGACAGTCCCCCCCTCCGGTGAATATTTCACCGCGTTGCCGATGAGATTTTCCAGGGCCTGAACGATTTTCCCCTCATCCGCCAGGAGCTCGTGGGGGCCTTGGGAAGGACTGACTTCAAATCGATGCAGGCCGGTACCCGGGTAACGACATTGGCCAACCACGCGTTGAATGGTTTGGGCAAGATTGATCCGGGTTTTATGCAACGGGATCATCAGTCCGGATTCAATTCGGCTTAAATCAAGAAGCTCCCTTACCAGTCTTTCGAGGCCAAAGGCCTTTTCGACAATTATCCGCAGATACTCATCCTGTTTCGATCCTGGCTCGGCAACCTCCTGCAATAGTTCGGCAAAGCCGATAATGGTGGTAAGCGGGGTGCCGAGTTCATGGGCGGCCGTCGAGATGAACTCGCTTTTCATGCGATCGATTTCCCTCTCCCGGGTCACGTCCTGCAAAAGGGTGACCACCCCATGGTTGGTCCGGGTTTGGGTCTGCACCTCGGAGCAGCGGGCACGGATCATTCGACTCCGCCCGGTTTCAGGGTCCGTCAGCTCGATTTCGAAAATGGGTTTCCAACCGTCTTTCCCCTGACTTTCGCCGAATGTTCCGGAAGACGCCTCGCCGCCAACAATTTCATCCAGGCTCCTGCCGAGTACCGTCTCGGCTCGAACGCCCAGGAGGGATTCCGCCACCGGGTTTATCAACACAATGCCATTCTGTGCATCCGTGACGAGC
This window encodes:
- a CDS encoding ATP-binding protein, producing MFEELYSDPTPAGNRRDPVLLLLDRDEQNLLATQRLIDQTLVRCQIIGAPDWATALARATAATVDCILVELPGTSAESFELCRRIKEFARTRNIPLVGILPSGTSSPALREALLSGADEVIRRPLEGFEFSSRIRSVLKVRAAEIAYADARDAFARQTAIQTIRLRDYQKAVESSHDPIAIVNRDHCYSLVNSAWLKIHKRRSSEIIGRPVREIIGNELYEAEARPRLERCLRGENIQFEVTVPHPRLGVLHLHTRYTPVVDENGRVEGATVIIRDFTTLKKAEEGRRRALEKAEEKNNHIAAIIRSIADGLLVTDAQNGIVLINPVAESLLGVRAETVLGRSLDEIVGGEASSGTFGESQGKDGWKPIFEIELTDPETGRSRMIRARCSEVQTQTRTNHGVVTLLQDVTREREIDRMKSEFISTAAHELGTPLTTIIGFAELLQEVAEPGSKQDEYLRIIVEKAFGLERLVRELLDLSRIESGLMIPLHKTRINLAQTIQRVVGQCRYPGTGLHRFEVSPSQGPHELLADEGKIVQALENLIGNAVKYSPEGGTVQVGVQGHGDNLEVWVQDQGIGMTPQQIARAFERFFRADNSKTSGLGLGLNIVQKIIEAHEGKIWIASEPGCGTRVSFCLPL
- a CDS encoding rhodanese-like domain-containing protein, producing the protein MKILTWLAIFATFTLWIGGCAPAAGPAPGHAEHDHDHLVSASEQTPTITIDQVRQRLERGEEIIFIDTRNPDAWGSADNMIPGAIRIGSNEQLLALVRELPRDSFIVPYCT